A stretch of the Pseudomonas helvetica genome encodes the following:
- the dxs gene encoding 1-deoxy-D-xylulose-5-phosphate synthase → MPTTFHEIPRKRPTTPLLDRANTPDGLRRLGEAELETLANELRLELLYTVGQTGGHFGAGLGVIELTIALHYVFDTPDDRLVWDVGHQAYPHKILTGRRERMATLRQKDGLAAFPRRSESEYDTFGVGHSSTSISAALGMAIAARLQNSDRKAIAVIGDGALTAGMAFEALNHAPEVNANMLVILNDNDMSISRNVGGLSNYLAKILSSRTYASMREGSKKVLSRLPGAWEIARRTEEYAKGMLVPGTLFEELGWNYIGPIDGHDLPTLIATLRNMRDLKGPQFLHVVTKKGKGFAPAEVDPIGYHAITKLEPLDAPAAAPKKAGGPKYSGVFGEWLCDMAAADPRLVGITPAMKEGSDLVAFSERFPLRYFDVAIAEQHAVTFAAGMACEGAKPVVAIYSTFLQRGYDQLIHDVAVQNLDVLFAIDRAGLVGEDGPTHAGSFDLSFLRCIPGMVVMTPSDENELRKMLSTGHLYNGPAAVRYPRGTGPNAPIEKNLEPIEIGKGVIRRQGSTVALLVFGVQLAEALKVAEKLDATVVDMRFVKPLDEALVREIAGSHELLVTIEENAIMGGAGGAVSEFLARENILKSMLHLGLPDVYVEHAKPAQMLAECGLDEAGIEEAVRQRLQLLGL, encoded by the coding sequence ATGCCCACGACGTTTCATGAGATTCCCCGCAAGCGCCCGACCACGCCCCTGCTCGACCGTGCCAACACGCCGGACGGCCTGCGCCGGTTAGGCGAAGCCGAGCTGGAAACCCTGGCGAATGAGTTGCGCCTGGAATTGCTCTACACGGTCGGTCAGACCGGCGGGCATTTCGGTGCTGGCCTGGGTGTTATCGAGCTGACTATCGCGTTGCATTACGTTTTCGACACCCCGGACGACCGGCTGGTGTGGGACGTAGGTCATCAGGCCTATCCGCACAAGATCCTCACCGGTCGCCGCGAACGCATGGCCACCCTGCGCCAGAAGGACGGTCTTGCGGCCTTTCCGCGTCGTTCCGAGAGCGAGTACGACACCTTTGGCGTCGGCCACTCCAGCACCTCGATCAGCGCAGCGCTGGGCATGGCGATTGCCGCCCGCCTGCAAAACAGTGATCGCAAGGCTATCGCAGTGATCGGCGACGGCGCACTGACCGCTGGCATGGCGTTCGAAGCGCTGAACCACGCGCCGGAAGTCAACGCCAACATGCTGGTGATCCTCAACGACAACGACATGTCGATCTCGCGCAACGTTGGCGGGCTGTCGAATTACCTGGCGAAAATCCTTTCCAGCCGCACTTACGCCAGCATGCGTGAAGGCAGCAAAAAGGTCCTGTCGCGCCTGCCCGGCGCCTGGGAAATCGCCCGTCGTACCGAAGAATACGCAAAAGGCATGCTGGTTCCCGGCACCCTGTTCGAAGAACTCGGCTGGAACTACATCGGCCCGATCGACGGCCATGACCTGCCGACCCTGATCGCCACCCTGCGCAACATGCGTGACCTCAAGGGCCCGCAGTTCCTGCACGTGGTGACCAAGAAAGGCAAAGGCTTCGCCCCGGCGGAAGTCGACCCGATCGGTTACCACGCGATCACCAAGCTCGAACCACTGGACGCTCCTGCCGCCGCGCCGAAAAAAGCCGGCGGGCCAAAGTACTCCGGCGTGTTTGGCGAGTGGCTGTGCGACATGGCTGCGGCTGACCCGCGCCTGGTCGGTATCACCCCGGCAATGAAAGAAGGCTCCGACCTGGTGGCCTTCAGCGAGCGCTTCCCGCTGCGCTACTTCGACGTGGCGATTGCCGAGCAACACGCGGTCACTTTCGCGGCCGGCATGGCCTGCGAAGGCGCCAAACCGGTGGTGGCGATCTATTCGACGTTCCTGCAACGCGGTTACGACCAACTGATCCATGACGTCGCGGTGCAAAACCTCGACGTGCTGTTCGCCATCGACCGTGCAGGCCTGGTGGGCGAAGACGGCCCGACTCACGCCGGCAGTTTCGACCTGTCGTTCCTGCGCTGCATCCCCGGCATGGTGGTGATGACCCCGAGCGACGAAAACGAATTGCGCAAAATGCTCAGCACCGGCCATCTGTACAACGGCCCGGCGGCAGTGCGTTACCCGCGCGGCACCGGCCCGAATGCTCCAATCGAGAAGAACCTCGAACCGATCGAAATCGGCAAAGGCGTGATTCGTCGCCAGGGCAGCACCGTCGCCCTGCTGGTGTTCGGCGTGCAATTGGCCGAAGCCCTGAAAGTCGCTGAAAAACTCGATGCGACCGTGGTCGACATGCGCTTCGTCAAACCGCTCGATGAAGCGTTGGTACGCGAGATCGCCGGCAGCCACGAGTTGCTGGTGACCATCGAAGAAAACGCCATCATGGGCGGTGCCGGTGGCGCGGTCAGCGAGTTCCTCGCCCGCGAGAACATCCTCAAGTCGATGCTGCATCTAGGCCTGCCGGACGTCTACGTCGAGCACGCCAAGCCGGCGCAAATGCTCGCCGAGTGTGGTCTGGATGAAGCGGGTATCGAAGAAGCCGTACGTCAGCGCTTGCAGCTGCTAGGCCTCTAA
- a CDS encoding TonB-dependent receptor yields MKFPRLALTLSLLPAGQLLADTFEREQALKLPDVLISANRQVEARNDSSAANTVFTRDDIDRLQPSSVTDLLSRVPGVQVAQSGGRGSLPGIYIRGTNSAQTLVLVDGQRIGNSTSGDSNLQHLNIQQIERVEVLRGSRSVIYGSDAIGGVIQIFTRRGAESGLQPRLHMGFGSHQTWERSLGVSGGDAQTRFNLGASLDDTTGINRTHTSYPSDDDHDAYRNQSVSLSLSHAVNDDIEAGLNILDNRGKNEFDNPFGRYDISSGNSVQQKPYNDFTVSSVSSYVDARINDAWKSRVELGHSENREETFDKLSNDHSVFNTYRNSLNWQNDLTLNRQNSLILGGDWYEDRVNSSTAFAEDSRWNRAVFIQHRFQAESFSTELGLRRDQNQQFGGQNSWSGTFTLPLNPDNDVLLSYSEGFRAPTFNDLYYPDFSNPHLKPETSKSYEVQWRSQLSETSRLEASLYRTDLEDAIIFGSHSRPENIASARINGFEAALRQEWFGWQSNLGVAVIDPRDQDSGHTLARRARRTLSLDLDRQFDRLGLGASWQAVSGSYDDKDNRQPLGGYALLGLRSRWAASHEVTLEMKVDNLLNKNYSRALYEHDGSQYGYREEGRALMFGVTWMPQL; encoded by the coding sequence ATGAAGTTCCCCCGCCTCGCCCTGACGTTGAGCCTTTTGCCTGCCGGTCAGCTTTTGGCCGACACCTTTGAGCGCGAGCAAGCGCTGAAACTGCCGGACGTACTGATCAGCGCCAACCGCCAGGTCGAAGCGCGCAACGACAGCAGCGCCGCCAACACTGTGTTTACCCGCGACGACATCGACCGCCTGCAACCGAGCAGCGTGACCGACCTGCTGAGCCGGGTGCCGGGCGTACAAGTCGCGCAAAGCGGTGGCCGTGGCAGCCTGCCGGGGATCTATATTCGCGGCACCAACTCAGCGCAAACGCTGGTATTGGTCGATGGTCAGCGCATCGGCAACTCGACGTCCGGCGACAGTAATCTGCAGCACCTGAATATCCAGCAGATCGAGCGCGTGGAAGTACTGCGTGGTTCACGCTCGGTGATTTATGGTAGCGACGCGATTGGCGGAGTGATTCAGATCTTTACCCGTCGCGGCGCCGAGTCAGGCCTGCAACCGCGCTTGCACATGGGTTTTGGCAGTCACCAGACCTGGGAGCGCAGCCTGGGCGTGTCCGGGGGCGACGCGCAAACCCGTTTCAACCTCGGTGCCAGCCTCGATGACACGACTGGGATCAATCGCACTCATACGTCCTACCCCAGCGATGACGACCATGATGCCTATCGCAACCAGTCCGTCAGCCTGAGCCTTAGCCATGCCGTCAATGACGATATCGAGGCCGGCCTGAACATCCTCGATAACCGTGGCAAAAACGAATTCGACAACCCGTTCGGTCGCTACGACATCAGCTCCGGCAACAGCGTCCAGCAAAAGCCCTACAACGATTTCACCGTGAGCAGCGTCAGCAGTTATGTCGACGCACGCATCAACGATGCGTGGAAGTCCCGCGTGGAACTGGGCCACAGCGAAAACCGCGAAGAAACCTTCGACAAACTCAGCAACGATCACAGCGTGTTCAACACTTACCGCAACTCGCTGAACTGGCAGAACGACCTGACGCTGAACCGGCAGAACAGCCTGATTCTTGGCGGCGATTGGTATGAAGACCGGGTCAACAGCAGCACAGCGTTTGCCGAAGACAGTCGCTGGAACCGCGCGGTGTTTATCCAGCATCGCTTCCAGGCTGAAAGTTTCTCCACCGAACTGGGTCTGCGTCGCGATCAGAACCAACAGTTTGGCGGCCAGAACAGCTGGAGCGGCACCTTCACCCTGCCATTGAACCCGGACAACGACGTGCTGCTGAGCTACAGCGAAGGCTTCCGCGCGCCGACCTTCAACGACCTCTACTACCCGGACTTCAGCAACCCGCACCTGAAACCCGAAACCTCGAAAAGCTACGAGGTACAGTGGCGTAGTCAGCTGAGCGAAACCAGTCGGCTGGAAGCCTCGCTGTACCGCACCGACCTTGAAGACGCGATCATCTTCGGTAGCCATTCGCGCCCGGAAAACATCGCATCGGCGCGGATCAATGGTTTCGAAGCCGCCCTCAGGCAGGAGTGGTTCGGCTGGCAGAGCAACCTCGGCGTTGCGGTCATCGACCCACGGGATCAAGACAGCGGCCACACCCTGGCCCGCCGTGCACGACGGACCTTGAGCCTGGATCTGGACCGTCAGTTTGATCGGCTCGGCCTCGGCGCCAGCTGGCAAGCAGTGAGCGGCAGCTATGACGACAAGGACAACCGCCAGCCGCTGGGCGGTTACGCCCTGCTCGGGTTACGCAGTCGTTGGGCGGCGAGTCACGAGGTCACGCTGGAAATGAAAGTCGATAACCTGCTGAACAAGAACTACAGCCGCGCGCTCTACGAGCATGACGGTAGCCAGTACGGGTATCGGGAAGAAGGTCGGGCGTTGATGTTTGGGGTGACGTGGATGCCGCAGCTCTAA